Proteins found in one Populus alba chromosome 14, ASM523922v2, whole genome shotgun sequence genomic segment:
- the LOC118059321 gene encoding protochlorophyllide-dependent translocon component 52, chloroplastic, translating into MEVAVKSSLTSIHAPISVREAQFTKPKLLSFQFHPRPNSSISRILKKTPSKSKLFSTMSSPVPSSVSTESMEQPEAELEAVSQGEKFDWYAQWYPVMPVCDLDKRVPHAKTVMGLDLVVWWDRNESEWKVFDDSCPHRLAPLSEGRIDQWGRLQCVYHGWCFNGSGNCKFIPQAPPDGPPVHTSTKACVAVYPSTVHHDIVWFWPNTDPQYRDIITKKQPPFIAELDDPLFTKGMGNRDFPYGYDVLIENLLDPAHLPYAHYGIVNAPKPKVKSDREGGGPIDLSVKKLDSQGFLENQDHFGDTKFIAPCISYASSSPGDAPEKGSMQKRMAFVFICVPVSPGRSRLIWIFPRNFGLWIDKVVPRWIFHLKYNLVFDSDLYLLHMQERKFMDAGPANWQKACFVPTKSDALVVGYRRWFNKYSGGQVDWKGKYCGTLPPTSPREQLFDRYWSHVVSCRSCNAAYKGLNALEVILQVASLALIGVAAATKQKANTMVVMAVVCFAGSRWLARFIFKNFHYHDYNHAFL; encoded by the exons ATGGAAGTTGCAGTAAAATCCTCTCTTACATCAATTCACGCCCCAATCTCAGTACGCGAAGCCCAATTCACCAAACCGAAGTTGTTGAGTTTTCAGTTTCATCCAAGACCCAATTCATCTATCTCAAGAATTCTCAAGAAAACACCATCAAAATCCAAGCTTTTCTCAACCATGTCATCACCAGTACCATCCTCTGTTTCAACAGAGTCCATGGAACAACCTGAGGCAGAACTTGAAGCTGTCTCTCAAGGAGAGAAGTTTGACTGGTATGCACAGTGGTATCCGGTAATGCCAGTCTGTGACTTGGACAAGAGGGTGCCACATGCAAAGACGGTGATGGGACTTGATTTGGTGGTGTGGTGGGATAGGAATGAGAGTGAATGGAAGGTCTTTGATGATTCTTGTCCTCACAGGCTGGCACCATTGTCTGAAGGAAGGATTGATCAATGGGGACGGTTGCAGTGTGTTTACCATGGTTGGTGCTTCAATGGCTCTGGTAACTGCAAGTTCATCCCTCAAGCACCACCAGATGGTCCTCCG GTCCACACATCCACGAAAGCATGTGTTGCAGTTTATCCAAGCACAGTGCATCATGACATTGTATGGTTTTGGCCTAACACCGATCCGCAATACAGAGATATCATTACCAAGAAACAGCCTCCTTTCATCGCAGAATTGGATGATCCATTATTTACCAAGGGTATGGGAAATAGAGATTTTCCTTATGG ATATGATGTCTTGATTGAAAATTTGTTGGATCCTGCACATCTTCCCTATGCTCATTATGGAATAGTAAATGCACCAAAACCAAAAG TGAAGTCTGATAGAGAAGGAGGCGGTCCAATTGATTTGAGTGTCAAGAAACTGGATAGTCAAGGTTTCCTTGAAAATCAAGATCACTTCGGTGATACGAAATTTATTGCACCCTGTATCTCTTATGCTTCTAGTAGTCCTGGTGATGCACCAGAAAAG GGCTCGATGCAAAAGAGAATggcctttgtttttatttgcgtTCCAGTTAGTCCAGGAAGAAGCAGATTGATATGGATCTTTCCAAGAAACTTTGGACTCTGGATAGATAAAGTTGTCCCACGATGGATTTTTCATCTGAAATATAACCTGGTTTTTGATTCAGATCTGTATCTTCTTCACATGCAG GAGCGCAAGTTCATGGATGCTGGCCCGGCAAACTGGCAAAAGGCTTGTTTTGTGCCAACAAAGTCTGATGCCCTTGTGGTTGGTTACAGAAGATGGTTTAACAAGTATTCTGGAGGTCAAGTTGATTGGAAGGGAAAGTACTGTGGGACTCTTCCTCCAACTTCACCAAGAGAACAGCTGTTCGACAG GTACTGGTCCCATGTGGTAAGCTGTCGCAGTTGCAATGCTGCATACAAGGGTCTGAATGCACTAGAGGTGATTCTGCAGGTTGCTTCACTAGCTCTCATTGGGGTTGCTGCGGCAACCAAGCAGAAGGCCAATACAATGGTAGTAATGGCAGTAGTATGCTTTGCTGGTTCAAGATGGTTGGCTCGCTTCATCTTCAAGAACTTCCACTACCATGACTATAATCATGCTTTTCTCTGA
- the LOC118059323 gene encoding uncharacterized protein — MASTTSLTLPSTKLELPFLSPQRKNCSRSFSTTTTVSSPVRPPPFTNKIHFHSNSSSVSHSISKIPGLQSNGFFVHSSSSDYSVNNSQIDVENSGSSNDGANETQVQSSIWSWKGYSIRYQYAGNRGPALLLVHGFGANSDHWRKNIPVLAKSHRVYSIDLIGYGYSDKPNPREFGDKSFYTFETWATQLNDFCVDVVKDEAFFICNSIGGVVGLQAAVIDSQICKGIMLLNISLRLLHIKKQPWFGRPFIRSFQSLLRNTALGKSFFKSVASSESVRSILCQCYHDTSQVTEELVQKILLPGLEPGAADVFLEFICYSGGPLPEELLPQVKCPVLIVWGDKDPWEPIELGRGFINFDSVEDFVTLPNVGHCPQDEAPHLVNPLVESFVARHSTPAASVSTVI, encoded by the exons ATGGCAAGCACCACTTCTCTAACACTACCCTCGACAAAACTAGAACTCCCATTTCTATCCCCACAAAGAAAAAACTGTAGCAGGAGCTTCAGTACTACAACAACAGTGTCATCACCAGTCCGGCCTCCCCCTTTtaccaataaaatccattttcacAGTAACTCCAGCAGTGTTTCTCATTCAATTTCGAAAATTCCTGGTCTTCAATCAAATGGGTTTTTTGTGCATTCCTCTTCGAGTGATTATTCAGTCAATAACAGTCAAATTGATGTGGAGAATAGCGGTTCATCAAATGATGGAGCCAATGAAACTCAAGTCCAAAGCAG TATTTGGAGCTGGAAGGGTTATTCTATTCGCTATCAGTATGCTGGGAACAGAGGCCCTGCTCTACTTTTAGTTCATGGTTTTGGAGCAAACAG TGACCATTGGAGGAAAAATATTCCAGTTCTCGCAAAATCTCACAGGGTATATTCAATTGATCTTATTGGTTATGGATACTCGGATAAACCAAATCCTCGTGAATTTGGAGATAAATCCTTTTATACATTTGAGACGTGGGCTACCCAGCTAAATGACTTTTGTGTCGATGTAGTCAAAGATGAGGCTTTCTTCATATGCAATTCCATAGGAG GAGTTGTTGGTCTTCAGGCAGCAGTTATTGACTCGCAGATCTGTAAAGGCATTATGTTGTTAAATATATCTTTGCGTTTGCTTCACATTAAAAAGCAGCCATGGTTTGGAAGGCCTTTTATCAGATCATTCCAAAGTTTGCTGAG GAATACTGCTTTGGGAAAATCTTTCTTCAAATCAGTAGCCTCATCAGAGTCTGTAAGAAGCATTCTGTGCCAG TGTTATCATGATACCTCCCAGGTGACAGAGGAGCTTGTACAGAAGATCCTTCTTCCAGGACTCGAGCCAGGTGCCGCAGATGTATTTCTTGAGTTTATTTGTTACTCAGGGGGTCCCCTTCCTGAGGAGTTACTGCCTCAGGTGAAG tgtcCTGTTTTGATAGTGTGGGGTGACAAGGATCCATGGGAACCCATTGAACTCGGAAGAGGCTTTATAAATTTCGACTCTGTAGAGGATTTCGTTACCCTCCCTAATGTTGGCCACTGCCCtcag GATGAAGCACCTCATCTTGTGAACCCACTTGTGGAGTCATTTGTAGCACGCCATTCAACACCCGCGGCAAGCGTTTCAACTGTCATCTGA